A genomic region of Chaetodon auriga isolate fChaAug3 chromosome 11, fChaAug3.hap1, whole genome shotgun sequence contains the following coding sequences:
- the LOC143328616 gene encoding DNA damage-inducible transcript 4 protein-like produces the protein MSFSCNHSLDGSFPPSPAEDRGPKRLSWGNLLQRLTELKGINQRVPAHQQCSRSETGSVADMSLSESDSSFFCYPLEETLATEVVATITQSLNEASDTLGCSKLIIPDCLLHNISQELLHLAVSEPCGLRGAIIDLCVDKGDQGPLCTVDQVAVDATLVPTFHVTLVLRLESSGLWPKVQKLFKGSKSPQTPARHQNTLRLSTSFRAIKRKLYCSGELLIEECC, from the exons atgtctttttcttgcAACCACTCTCTGGACGGCAGCTTTCCTCCGTCTCCAGCGGAGGACAGGGGTCCAAAGCGACTGTCCTGGGGCAatctgctgcagaggctgaCTGAGCTGAAGGGGATCAATCAGAGGGTCCCAGCACATCAACAGTGCAGCAGGAGTGAAACTG GATCTGTGGCAGACATGTCCCTCTCAGAATCAGACAGCAGTTTCTTCTGTTATCCCCTGGAGGAGACATTGGCTACAGAGGTTGTAGCAACCATAACACAAAGCCTCAATGAAGCATCAGACACCCTGGGCTGCTCCAAACTTATCATTCCTGACTGTCTTCTGCACAATATCAGCCAAGAGCTGCTCCATCTGGCTGTCAGCGAGCCTTGCGGGCTCAGGGGAGCAATCATTGACCTGTGTGTGGACAAGGGGGACCAAGGCCCCCTATGCACTGTGGACCAGGTAGCAGTGGACGCAACCCTTGTCCCAACCTTTCACGTGACCCTGGTGCTGAGGCTTGAGTCCAGTGGACTGTGGCCAAAGGTTCAGAAGCTCTTCAAGGGTAGCAAGTCACCACAGACGCCTGCACGGCACCAGAAcactctgaggctcagtacaAGCTTCAGGGCTATCAAGAGGAAACTGTATTGTTCAGGGGAGCTGCTGATTGAGGAGTGCTGCTGA